In Acidimicrobiales bacterium, one genomic interval encodes:
- a CDS encoding twin-arginine translocase TatA/TatE family subunit, whose amino-acid sequence MGAIGTGELVIILLIVLVFFGGAKLPGLARSLGQAQREFRKGNVEGLEDETTDDKPVT is encoded by the coding sequence ATGGGAGCGATCGGCACCGGCGAGCTCGTCATCATCCTGCTGATCGTCCTGGTGTTCTTCGGTGGCGCCAAGCTCCCGGGCCTCGCCCGATCGCTCGGCCAGGCCCAGCGGGAGTTCCGCAAGGGCAACGTCGAGGGGCTCGAGGACGAGACCACGGACGACAAGCCCGTCACCTGA
- a CDS encoding WhiB family transcriptional regulator, with protein MRQVTAISTGEKSWQDEANCLGVDPDLFFPERGASTREAKEVCRGCVVREDCLEYALANGEKFGIWGGMSERERRRVRRARAQARRGIATA; from the coding sequence GTGCGACAGGTGACAGCGATCTCGACCGGTGAGAAGAGCTGGCAGGACGAGGCGAACTGCCTGGGGGTGGACCCCGACCTGTTCTTCCCGGAGCGGGGTGCCTCCACGCGCGAGGCCAAGGAGGTGTGCCGGGGCTGTGTCGTGCGCGAGGACTGCCTCGAGTACGCGCTGGCCAACGGCGAGAAGTTCGGGATCTGGGGTGGGATGAGCGAGCGCGAGCGGCGTCGCGTCCGCCGGGCCCGGGCCCAGGCCCGACGAGGCATCGCCACCGCCTAG
- a CDS encoding DNA-formamidopyrimidine glycosylase family protein, which produces MPEGHTIHLLARDHARALAGRPVGVSSPQGRFPDAAGIDGAVLEGTDAWGKHLFYELEGDRFVHVHLGIYGAFTEHAPPVPVPRPTCRMRLRGEAVVLDLIGPITCELLDRGGRDAVVARLGPDPIRRDADPERAWQALQRRSTSIGQALLDQRVVAGVGNVFRAEALFVHGIDPARPAREVTRDEFDALWATLVAMLRQGVRDRRIITVDPAELGVARSRITKAEATHVYKRDACRRCGTPIRRWDLAGRWAYACPTCQPV; this is translated from the coding sequence ATGCCCGAGGGCCACACCATCCACCTCCTCGCCCGCGACCACGCCCGCGCCCTGGCTGGCCGGCCGGTGGGTGTGTCGTCGCCCCAGGGGCGCTTCCCCGACGCCGCCGGGATCGACGGAGCCGTGCTCGAGGGGACCGACGCCTGGGGCAAGCACCTCTTCTACGAGCTCGAGGGCGACCGGTTCGTCCACGTCCACCTCGGCATCTACGGCGCGTTCACCGAACACGCCCCGCCCGTCCCCGTGCCCCGCCCCACCTGCCGGATGCGCCTCCGGGGTGAGGCCGTGGTGCTCGACCTGATCGGGCCGATCACCTGCGAGCTGCTCGACCGCGGGGGGCGCGACGCGGTGGTCGCCCGCCTCGGTCCGGACCCGATTCGTCGCGACGCCGACCCGGAGCGGGCGTGGCAGGCACTGCAACGGCGATCGACCTCGATCGGCCAGGCCCTGCTCGACCAGCGGGTGGTGGCCGGCGTCGGGAACGTCTTCCGGGCCGAGGCCCTCTTCGTCCACGGCATCGACCCGGCCCGTCCGGCTCGGGAGGTCACCCGCGACGAGTTCGACGCCCTCTGGGCGACGCTGGTGGCCATGCTCCGCCAGGGCGTCCGCGACCGGCGCATCATCACCGTCGACCCGGCCGAGCTCGGTGTCGCCCGGTCCCGCATCACCAAGGCCGAGGCCACCCACGTCTACAAGCGCGACGCCTGCCGGAGGTGCGGGACCCCCATCCGCCGGTGGGACCTCGCCGGGCGTTGGGCCTACGCCTGCCCCACCTGCCAGCCCGTGTGA